One part of the Synergistaceae bacterium genome encodes these proteins:
- a CDS encoding PadR family transcriptional regulator produces MSLKHGLLGLLNYGSMTGYELDKIFRDSLSFFWQAKTSQIYRELDTMECHGWLTSERIIQNDKPNKRVYTITDSGKEELGNWLSMPESDIANAMRVKSAFLMRVFFAGETSTEQSLEMLRTYREKCMEASKGMSAAYDAISKYRTVVGNDEKSKYWRIAALYGDAFIHAGLTWADKAIAVLEEK; encoded by the coding sequence ATGTCACTCAAGCATGGTTTGCTGGGACTCTTGAATTACGGTTCTATGACTGGCTATGAACTGGATAAGATTTTTAGGGATTCGCTTTCGTTTTTCTGGCAGGCAAAGACAAGCCAGATTTATCGCGAACTGGATACTATGGAGTGCCACGGCTGGCTGACCAGTGAGCGCATTATTCAGAATGACAAACCCAACAAGAGAGTATATACCATAACGGATAGCGGAAAAGAAGAACTTGGGAACTGGCTATCCATGCCGGAATCGGATATTGCTAATGCAATGCGTGTCAAAAGCGCATTTCTGATGCGTGTATTTTTCGCAGGAGAAACGAGTACGGAACAATCACTGGAAATGCTTCGAACATACCGTGAAAAATGCATGGAAGCTAGTAAGGGAATGAGTGCCGCCTATGATGCTATCTCTAAATATAGGACGGTTGTTGGCAACGATGAAAAATCAAAATACTGGAGAATAGCAGCACTTTATGGGGACGCATTTATCCATGCAGGTCTTACCTGGGCGGATAAAGCAATAGCTGTTTTAGAGGAGAAGTGA